The Gemmatimonadota bacterium sequence TTACAGAATGGCCGACATCGTCAAAGCCAACGTCAACGACCTGATCACCCGCGCAGAAGACCCGGAAAAAATGATCCGCCAGATGATTCTGGAAATGGAAGAAGCCGTCAACAAAGCCACAGCCTCAGTCGGCACGGCTGTAGCCAATGAAAAACGCCTGGAAAGACAATATCTCGAAAAACAAGATCAAATCGAAGCATGGCAAAAAAAAGCCGAATTAGCCGTTGAAGCTGGCGAAGACGACCTTGCACGCCGCGCCCTCGAGCGCAAAGCTGCAAATCAGGAAGCCATGCACGACCTTGAAGTCGCCCTCGAAGAAAGCCGTAAAACCTCGTCCCAACTCAAACAACAACTCACCCAACTCAAAGCCAAACTCGACGAAGCCCGCACCCGCCAGGGCACCCTGATTGCTCGCCGCCGTGCAGCCGAAGCCCGCAAGCAAATCGCCAGGGGCCTCTCAGGAGTGGGTGAAGACGCTTTTTCGAGCTTTGAACGATTCCGTCAGCGCATCGAATCCGAAGAAGCCGAAGCAGAAGCCCATCAAGAAATGGCGAGTGCCGACCCCTCTCTGGAAGAAGAATTTTCCAAACTCGAGCGCAAAAGCACAGTAGAAGACGAACTCAGTGCGCTAAAAAAGAAAATGGGACAAAAAGATGCGTGACCTGGAAAAACTCGCCGATGAAATCGCCAGCAAAATTGACCGCGCGGTCAACAACGCGGAGCGAAAAATAAAAAAGAAATGGAAGGGCAACTGGGAGGCGCGCGTTCACAGTGCGAGCAGCGATTTCCAAACCGCAACCAATTCATTCAAGCGCGTGCCTGACCGTCTCTCTGACCTCGCCACCGATGGGAGTTGTGCCATGCGTTATCTCTTCGCTTATGGCTTAATAGGAATGGCTGCACTTATGGGATTTTGCGGCCTCATGCTCGTACTCATTACACTGGTAGAACATCCCCCCTGGGCAGACACAAACCCATTCAGGCACGAAGAACTCAGTGCTGGCCTCTTTATAATCGTATTCTCTCAACTTATATGGTGGGCAGGTCGCAGGGTCAAAAGATCGGGAGACAAAAAAGCACATGCCAAAAATCAGCACCGCATACTCCGTCTCGCCCGGGAAAAAGGGGGCAGTCTCACCGTGACAGAAGCCGCCATGGACACCAGAATAACAGTTGAAAAAACCGAAGAAATCCTGCGAGAATTAACCATAAGTGGTCATGCGGAAATGCGAATCTCAGATTCGGGCCTGGTCGTTTACCATTTTCCTGAAATCGAACGCTGGGATGAAAAACACCTCGCGAGACCCGTGGATGAACTCTAATGTGTGTGGGAGGGCAAAATAATGGTAATGTTTGAAATTGGCATCATGGTCGCGATAATCATTCTCGCATCAGCGGCATACAAATACGTCGAGCACCGTACCAGAGGATCCGTCCCCAGCGATGCTGAAGAACGCTTAAGCGCCAGAATGGACGAACTCGACCGCAGGCTCACAGANNNNNNNNNNNNNNNNNNNNNNNNNNNNNNNNNNNNNNNNNNNNNNNNNNNNNNNNNNNNNNNNNNNNNNNNNNNNNNNNNNNNNNNNNNNNNNNNNNNNATTCAAGACGTCATGATCACCATTGACGAAAAACTCGACCGATCGCCCATTTCTCGCTAAGCCACCTCCACCTCCGCAAACCATCTCGGATTGACGGACAACCTCACACCTTAGAAATAAAAGGACATCCCATGTTGGCAAAACTCATCGGCATCGTGCTCATCATCATCGGCGGCATTTTCGCCATCCAGGTTCTCTTCCCGCTCATCGGCTCTCTATTTGAGCTAATCTTTCTCCTGCTCAAACTCGCCATCGCCGTTATATGTATTGGGATCGGTTATCGCTTGATCAAAAGAGACTGACGGAAAAATCCGTCTTGTCACAACCACGATAATAGCTATAAATGAATTACCTTAACGAATGGAGAAAAAAGTGAAAACACAGGATCAAAACCTGATTCGCGCATCCCTCTCGGGTGACCGCCGGGCATTTGAAACGCTCTACCACAAATATCAAAGTCAGATCTACGGCACCCTCGCACAGCGCATTTCAGACCGCGACACCATTGACGACCTGATGCAAGACACATTTTTTCGCGCCTATCGCTCGCTACACACATTCAAAGGCCAGGCAGCATTTTCGACCTGGCTCACGCAAATTGCCCTCAACGTCTATCGCTCGCACCTGCGCTCGCAGCAAGTGCGGCAAAACTGGGTCTATCAAACCGAAGACCCCGAAGTCGTACACAACGTCCTCCGCGACCTCATACCCGGCGCGCTACCAGACCAGATCGTAGAAAAACGCGAACGCATACAATTGGTCCACAAAAGCATACAAAACTTGCCCGAACGCTATCGCAAAGCCATGTGGCTGCGCTACGTCATGGACTGGTCCTACGAAGAAATCACACAGGCGCTTCGCGTTCCGCTTGGAACCGTGAAAACCTGGCTCTGCCGCGCCCGCCGCCAACTCAAAAGCGAATTTCGCAAACTCGGTTTACAACCCGGATAAGAAATAACTCTTGCTTTTCGCCCCTTGCGTGGACAAATTTAGGAACATAAAGATCAGTTGATAGAACGCGCAACTTTCAGTCCGATTTCTGGAGGTTAATATGCAGGCATGGTGGACAGAACTCGCGCCTCTCAATCAGGCATTCTATGGCTGTGCTGTCTTCTTCACCCTTTTGTTTCTCTGGCAATTTATCACAACACTCATCGGCCTGGGCGATTCCGCGGACGTCATGGACCATGACGGCTTCAATGCCAACGATGCGGGGCCAGATGTCGATAATAGTCCTTATGATCACGGTACCGCCACCTTTCAACTGCTCTCACTGCGCTCTGTGATCGCCTTTGGCATGCTCTTTGGATGGGCAGGCGCACTCTATCTCGACTCGGGACATTCAACCGAAGATTCGGTCCTTCGCGGCCTCGTATGGGGCGGCGCGGGAATGGTCCTGGTTGCGTACTTCTTCTACAAAGTGCAACAACTCTCCGAATCGCATAACCGAAACCTATCGTCCTGCATCGGCAATGAAGGCGAAGTCTATATCGACATTCCCGAAAATGGCGCCGGTCAAATCCGCGTAATGGAAAGCGGGGCTGTCAACTACATCTCTGCGCGCAGCAGAGACGGGCAACCCATCCAGAACAAAACGCCGGTTCGCGTACTGCGAACACTCGACGTAACCACAGTTGAAGTCGAACCCATTTAATCCCGAACTTAAAGGAGGGACAATGCCCACCGAATTCATTCTCACCGTACTCCTGGCAGCCGTTGTATTATTGCTATTCCTCACATTCATCTCGCGTTACAAGCGCTGTCCATCCAACAAAATTCTCGTCATCTACGGCAAAACAGGAGGTGGCACAGCCGCAAAATGTGTACACGGCGGCGCAGCTTTTGTCCTGCCCCTATTGCAGGCCTACGACTACCTCGACCTCGAACCCTTTGTCGTACCCATTGACCTGGACAACGCGCTTTCACAGGAGAACATCCGCGTATCCGTCCCCACCACAGTCACAGCAGCCATCTCTAATCAGCCCGGCGTCATGCAAAACGCGGCCATCCGCCTTTTGGGCCTGTCCCGCGATCAAGTTCAGAGCCAGGCACAGGACATCATCCTCGGCCAGATGCGCGCAGTCATTGCAACCATGCAAATTGAAGAAATCAATCAGGACCGACAGGCATTCATGACCAAAGTAAATGATGCCGTCTCCACTGAAATGGAAAAAATTGGTCTGGCCGTTATCAACGTCAACATCAAAGACCTCGACGACGAAAGCGGCTACATCAAAGCCATCGGTCAAAAAGCAGCAGCCGAAGCCGTGAACCAGGCATCTATCGACGTGGCTGAACAAGAACGACACGGGCAGGTTGGCGTGGCCGAACGCGCACGTGACCGCCGTCGGGACGTCGCCGCAGCC is a genomic window containing:
- a CDS encoding PspA/IM30 family protein, whose product is MARGIFYRMADIVKANVNDLITRAEDPEKMIRQMILEMEEAVNKATASVGTAVANEKRLERQYLEKQDQIEAWQKKAELAVEAGEDDLARRALERKAANQEAMHDLEVALEESRKTSSQLKQQLTQLKAKLDEARTRQGTLIARRRAAEARKQIARGLSGVGEDAFSSFERFRQRIESEEAEAEAHQEMASADPSLEEEFSKLERKSTVEDELSALKKKMGQKDA
- a CDS encoding sigma-70 family RNA polymerase sigma factor; the encoded protein is MEKKVKTQDQNLIRASLSGDRRAFETLYHKYQSQIYGTLAQRISDRDTIDDLMQDTFFRAYRSLHTFKGQAAFSTWLTQIALNVYRSHLRSQQVRQNWVYQTEDPEVVHNVLRDLIPGALPDQIVEKRERIQLVHKSIQNLPERYRKAMWLRYVMDWSYEEITQALRVPLGTVKTWLCRARRQLKSEFRKLGLQPG